The genomic region CTATTAATATTGTTATAATGCCAAGTACCTATATTTGCTTTAGTACACGCACTTAGTAAAATTCTATAATCTAGTTGATCTCTTTTTCTTAAGATGACCTGAGAAGTAATGTCCTCAGAAACGATAATCATTCCAGCTATTTCATTATCATAGTTATACCAAGGCTTAACACTCCATTTCAACCATTGTTCTGTACCGTCTTTCCTGATAAATAATTCTTCATCACAAGATTCTTCAGCACCTTTTAAAACGCGTTGATGCTTTTCTTTCCATTCTTGAGATATTTCAGGAAATAAATCATAGTGATACATTCCTTTAATATCTGTGTATTGAAGTTTGTAATCCTCACACCATTTTGCAGAGTGTGCAACATATCTCAAGTTATTATCTAAAAAAGCAACAGCTATAGGTGCCTGTATAAGAATATTAATTTGATCTGAAATATTAGTAATGTATTTATGAGCCATGCTTCAAATCTAGGTAAGATGTCAGTTGAAATATATTTTAATTAGGTTAAAACGTAAATAAGCCTCATAAAATCAGATTAAAAGCTATTTATTATCGACAAAATGCTTTATAGCTTTTTCAACTCAAATGTTTGCCCATCATAAATACCGTAAGTATAATGACTTATCCAATCACCTAAGTTAAAATACATAGACTTTTCACCTACAGAGATTTCCATAGGCATATGTCTATGACCAAAAATAAAATAGTCGTAATGCTCTTTTAGTAATTTACGCTTAGCATATTGAGCTAACCATTCATTTTCCTCGCCTAAGAATTTTGCATCTTCATCACCAGAGATTAGTTTGTTTTTAACTGACAGATATCTAGCGATTCCAACTCCTATGTCAGGATGTAGCCATTTGAAGCACCATTGAAAAAAAGGACTTGTAAAAACTTTTTTCATTCGTTTATAGCCTTTATCGCCGGGACCTTTTCCATCACCATGGCCTATTAAAAACTTTTTACCGTTAAATTCAAATTTCTTAGGCTCGTGATAAACTTCTATGCCTAGCTCTTCTTCAAAATAACCAAACATCCATAGATCGTGATTCCCAACAAAAAAATAAATCGGGATACCACTGTCAGCAATCTCGGCAAGCTTACCTAAAACTCGCACCTGATTTTTAGGAACAACATGTTTATATTCAAACCAGAAATCAAATAAGTCTCCTAGTAAAAATATAGCCGCCGCATCTTCCTTAACCATATCTAGCCAATCTAGAAACTTACGTTCCCTAGGCTTACTTAACTCTTGAGTCGGTGCGCCTAAATGATTATCGCTAGAGAAATAAATTTTTTTGCCTGGTGGTAATTGCATACGGGCAAAGATAGTATTCTTCAATTGATAAATATTTTTTACAAACCTTTCAAAATCGTCATAGTTTATTAAATCTTATAAGTGTCTATTAAAGATTACTCTAGATATACTTTGAATACAACACCTTTAACCTGTAATTTATTGAATCTAATGAAAATATAAATCACTTAACTTAAGTTTAATTGTATTTTCAACCTATTATTTTCTTTTGAAAGTATCTTAGACCACATGATTAATAAACGACTTCTTATAAAAAATCTGCTGGCTCATAATGATGAAAATAGTTTTTATGATAAGAAGTTACGATTAGATTTTAGTAATAAAGAAGGTAAGGCAAAATTTCTCAAGCATATTTGTGCCCTTTCTAATTCCAACCCAGCAAATAATAGTTATATCGTCATAGGAATAGATGATGCGACTAACAAAATTCTAGGAGTTGATTTTTACGATGATTCAAAATTACAAAATCTTGTAAATGCATATTTGCATAACGCACCCATTATACAATATGAAAATATTCCGTTCCCGCACTTGCCCACTGGCAAAGTTGTAGGATTAGTAACTATTAGACCTCAAAACAGCATCACATCGTTACGTAAAAATATATGGAAATATTATGGTGGTGCCGTATTCTTTAGAGATGGAAGTATTTCTATGCCTAAGAATTTTGATATTGCTGTAAAAGATGTTAATTCCACTCTAGTAGCTCAAATAGAAAAACAAGCTAGTAATAATATTGAACTGACCTTAGATAGAGTCATGGAATTTATGGCTCATAAAAATAGAGGCTTAGAAGCGCATTATAAAGTATTCAAAGAACAATTTGTACTATGCTGGTCAGGTAAACTTAAAAATAAAAATGGACAGCAGTACTATTCTAGAGTTGATATTGAACTTGTAAATGAACATGTAAGATTGTTTTATAGTGCCCTAGATGAAGTTCAAATTAGCTATGATAATGATTGCTTCAGTATTCTAGAGTTTGTCGAGCTAGGCATAGGTACACATCAAAAATATCATCCTTTAGAACGGCAGATCTTTAGATTCTTACCTAATGGTACTTATACATTAGAAACTAAAATTTTATTCAATCCA from Nonlabens arenilitoris harbors:
- a CDS encoding UDP-2,3-diacylglucosamine diphosphatase: MQLPPGKKIYFSSDNHLGAPTQELSKPRERKFLDWLDMVKEDAAAIFLLGDLFDFWFEYKHVVPKNQVRVLGKLAEIADSGIPIYFFVGNHDLWMFGYFEEELGIEVYHEPKKFEFNGKKFLIGHGDGKGPGDKGYKRMKKVFTSPFFQWCFKWLHPDIGVGIARYLSVKNKLISGDEDAKFLGEENEWLAQYAKRKLLKEHYDYFIFGHRHMPMEISVGEKSMYFNLGDWISHYTYGIYDGQTFELKKL
- a CDS encoding ATP-binding protein, whose translation is MINKRLLIKNLLAHNDENSFYDKKLRLDFSNKEGKAKFLKHICALSNSNPANNSYIVIGIDDATNKILGVDFYDDSKLQNLVNAYLHNAPIIQYENIPFPHLPTGKVVGLVTIRPQNSITSLRKNIWKYYGGAVFFRDGSISMPKNFDIAVKDVNSTLVAQIEKQASNNIELTLDRVMEFMAHKNRGLEAHYKVFKEQFVLCWSGKLKNKNGQQYYSRVDIELVNEHVRLFYSALDEVQISYDNDCFSILEFVELGIGTHQKYHPLERQIFRFLPNGTYTLETKILFNPPYYDRRTLHHIYNINLALLFKISNDLPLSEQEMIDLRALPETMLICHFNSIGEPIDKMKKHKSNLKKYPDTYAAYKEALRVLRKVTYNS